A single window of Nitrospirota bacterium DNA harbors:
- a CDS encoding heavy-metal-associated domain-containing protein: protein MNIGRIQIRKITGIFVSTVIVLLSLVPLAKANDQKTILMLGGTYCESYPKEITKVLMGVKGVKTVDLNSLPGHAIVLHDDSVQSKSLVEAIKSAKGDGWYCTGQVMDNN, encoded by the coding sequence ATGAATATAGGTAGAATTCAAATACGGAAAATAACTGGCATTTTCGTGAGCACGGTTATCGTTCTTTTATCTTTAGTTCCATTGGCCAAAGCAAATGATCAAAAAACGATCCTGATGCTAGGGGGGACTTACTGTGAATCTTATCCGAAGGAGATTACCAAAGTCCTGATGGGGGTGAAAGGAGTCAAGACAGTGGACCTTAATAGTCTACCAGGCCATGCCATCGTATTGCATGACGATTCCGTTCAGTCAAAGTCACTGGTTGAGGCCATTAAAAGCGCAAAGGGCGACGGATGGTACTGTACCGGCCAAGTCATGGATAATAATTAG
- a CDS encoding PilZ domain-containing protein, whose translation MNRKTGSKKDLRRHPRVDIHIPAEYRILQPGELGKKKGFFETENIGIGGLMFYSYFKLKQGENLLVNLYVEKKLVEFSARVAWIKEWSDPKDPIKSYAIGLQYFEITPAAIETINQAASRVVLLQPKSD comes from the coding sequence ATGAACCGGAAAACAGGCTCTAAAAAAGATCTTCGAAGACATCCACGGGTTGACATTCATATTCCCGCAGAATATCGAATTCTTCAGCCAGGGGAATTGGGAAAGAAGAAAGGTTTTTTCGAAACCGAAAACATCGGAATAGGAGGTCTCATGTTCTATTCCTATTTTAAACTCAAACAGGGAGAAAATCTGTTGGTCAATCTTTATGTCGAAAAGAAACTGGTCGAATTTTCTGCCAGAGTCGCCTGGATCAAGGAATGGTCCGATCCAAAAGACCCCATTAAATCGTATGCAATTGGATTACAATATTTTGAAATTACACCGGCGGCTATTGAGACTATAAACCAGGCAGCGTCAAGAGTGGTCCTTCTTCAACCTAAATCTGATTAG
- a CDS encoding DUF2934 domain-containing protein has translation MARTIVKKLTPAETSSSKTGIDLHNLDLQKNDAQSLNSLISETAYQLYLKRGGEHGHDLGDWLEAELIVQAQMKSGIRT, from the coding sequence ATGGCAAGAACCATCGTAAAGAAACTGACACCCGCTGAGACCAGCTCTTCTAAGACCGGCATTGATCTTCACAATTTAGATCTGCAAAAAAATGACGCTCAGAGCCTCAACAGTCTCATTTCAGAGACAGCCTATCAACTCTATTTAAAAAGAGGAGGAGAACATGGTCATGATCTCGGCGATTGGCTGGAAGCCGAATTAATCGTTCAGGCCCAGATGAAGTCAGGAATCCGCACTTAG
- a CDS encoding HAMP domain-containing protein produces the protein MNTLITFIRNLKIQQKLAASFSLILLTFLAHSIYGWIEGVSLINAARDLQEKDYLTSRDGLILEEKFTNLGKIYVDAISFSDDRKLAKTQEIETDFTATINDLKKYEVKDIHSVEEMETAFAAYTVMGKNLVSSIIAKKESSEIEKGMNEFSTLHRTLKDKIKNYTSAKDTVFRNDIANMKQRIKTFNQITIAITIVILIGGMILSVLVARNISTRLTSMITLATKISEGDFTQRFTVNSQDEIGILSGAFIRMSDRLSAMIKNIREVTHHVASATEQMGKNTKTVMEGARNQASCAETGSSSIIEMNSAIMEISSNVESLSSSSEITSSSILEISASFNEVTNATVGMVGQVNDTSASIVEMTNAIKEVSQNVQNLSNSSTQTMTSLKEMNNFIKEIENHSKESTSLSEKVKSDAEQLGMVAVEKTIDGMNQIKETVQTSVKAINQLGERSEQIGNILNVIDEVTKQTNLLALNAAILAAQAGEQGKGFAVVAQEIKNLADRTAGSTQEISQVINDVRKEVGEAIHISQSGVGRVENGITLSLNAREALKKILESSQLSNVKSRKIEVATSDQTLAAQKITEAMEQINEMVQQISTASIQQKKGSEQILHATEMMANSTHVVQRSIQEQSKGTKQISDSAENVNERVQQILRSIKEQKKGTETFVGVMENIRHTSSSNLELATEMSTSVEVLSGQVSILKKEVDKFII, from the coding sequence ATGAACACCTTGATAACATTCATTCGCAATCTAAAAATACAGCAAAAATTGGCTGCGAGCTTCTCCTTAATCTTGTTGACATTTCTGGCTCACTCCATTTATGGGTGGATTGAGGGGGTCAGTTTGATCAATGCAGCGAGGGATCTACAGGAAAAAGATTATTTGACTTCCAGAGATGGATTGATATTAGAAGAAAAATTTACCAATCTGGGTAAAATATATGTGGATGCCATCAGTTTCAGCGACGACAGAAAATTAGCCAAAACCCAGGAAATCGAGACTGATTTTACGGCAACCATCAATGATCTGAAAAAATATGAAGTAAAGGATATTCATTCTGTGGAAGAGATGGAAACCGCTTTTGCGGCATATACCGTCATGGGCAAAAATCTTGTCTCCTCGATTATCGCAAAAAAGGAATCTTCTGAGATCGAGAAAGGAATGAATGAGTTTTCAACACTTCATCGCACTCTAAAAGATAAAATAAAAAATTACACCTCTGCGAAGGATACGGTGTTTCGCAATGACATAGCGAATATGAAGCAGCGGATCAAGACCTTCAATCAAATTACGATCGCGATTACCATTGTCATATTGATAGGAGGAATGATTCTCAGTGTGCTTGTGGCTCGTAACATCAGTACCAGGCTGACTTCCATGATCACTCTGGCAACCAAGATTTCGGAAGGGGACTTTACACAGAGATTCACAGTCAATTCTCAGGACGAAATTGGAATTCTAAGCGGGGCATTTATAAGAATGTCGGATCGCCTGAGCGCCATGATCAAAAATATCCGGGAAGTCACTCACCATGTGGCTTCCGCCACCGAACAGATGGGGAAAAACACGAAAACCGTTATGGAAGGGGCCAGAAATCAGGCTTCCTGTGCGGAAACGGGTTCCAGTTCCATCATTGAAATGAATTCTGCAATTATGGAAATCTCCTCGAATGTAGAAAGTCTTTCGTCTTCTTCTGAAATTACCTCGTCTTCCATTCTTGAAATTTCCGCTTCTTTTAATGAAGTAACCAACGCAACAGTCGGCATGGTGGGTCAGGTCAATGACACCTCTGCCTCGATTGTCGAAATGACAAACGCGATCAAGGAAGTATCCCAGAACGTCCAAAACCTTTCCAACTCCTCGACTCAAACAATGACCTCGCTTAAGGAAATGAACAATTTTATCAAGGAGATAGAAAACCATTCCAAGGAATCCACTTCCTTGTCTGAAAAAGTGAAATCGGACGCCGAACAGCTTGGCATGGTCGCGGTGGAAAAAACGATCGATGGAATGAACCAGATTAAAGAAACCGTTCAGACCTCGGTCAAAGCGATTAACCAGCTCGGCGAACGTTCAGAACAGATTGGCAACATTCTCAATGTCATTGACGAGGTGACGAAACAGACCAATCTTCTGGCCCTGAATGCCGCCATTCTTGCCGCTCAGGCCGGGGAACAGGGAAAAGGATTTGCGGTGGTCGCCCAGGAAATCAAGAATCTCGCAGATCGCACGGCGGGTTCGACCCAGGAGATATCCCAGGTGATTAATGATGTGCGTAAGGAGGTCGGTGAAGCGATTCACATTTCGCAGTCCGGGGTCGGCCGCGTTGAAAACGGAATCACGCTTTCATTGAATGCCAGAGAGGCTCTGAAAAAGATATTGGAAAGTTCTCAGCTTTCAAACGTAAAATCGCGCAAAATAGAAGTGGCCACAAGCGACCAGACGCTGGCGGCCCAGAAAATCACCGAGGCAATGGAACAGATCAATGAAATGGTTCAACAGATTTCTACTGCTTCCATTCAGCAGAAGAAGGGGAGTGAACAAATACTCCACGCGACAGAAATGATGGCAAACTCCACTCATGTGGTTCAAAGATCGATTCAAGAACAATCTAAGGGAACAAAACAAATCAGTGATTCCGCAGAAAATGTAAATGAACGCGTACAGCAGATTCTAAGATCGATCAAGGAACAGAAGAAAGGAACAGAGACCTTCGTCGGTGTGATGGAAAATATCCGTCATACGTCAAGTTCCAATCTTGAACTCGCCACAGAAATGAGCACTTCCGTCGAAGTGCTCTCAGGACAAGTCTCCATTCTAAAAAAAGAAGTCGATAAATTTATAATTTAA
- a CDS encoding DUF1059 domain-containing protein codes for MPSKEYKKLGCLDVSPSGGCAFEIRAETEEEVLRMVSDHGKKMHDMAQVPPDVAAKIKSAIKSVKVNV; via the coding sequence ATGCCCAGTAAAGAATATAAAAAATTAGGTTGTTTGGACGTCAGCCCCTCTGGAGGCTGTGCATTTGAAATACGCGCAGAGACAGAAGAGGAGGTTTTGAGGATGGTATCGGATCACGGCAAGAAGATGCATGACATGGCACAGGTCCCTCCGGATGTCGCGGCGAAGATAAAGAGTGCCATTAAGAGTGTCAAGGTTAACGTCTGA
- a CDS encoding cupin domain-containing protein, whose amino-acid sequence MLQTEYKRLDAPDETRKFEKGKLDLINMGGGVIGRLTLLPGWKWSDHVKPIAGTQSCEAPHFQYHVTGRLRIKMDDGTEIEAGPGDVTSLPSGHDAWVVGDDPVVVIDWHGATEYAKL is encoded by the coding sequence ATGCTTCAAACTGAATATAAGCGTCTCGACGCGCCGGACGAGACTCGAAAATTTGAAAAAGGAAAGCTCGATTTAATCAATATGGGGGGTGGGGTCATTGGCAGACTTACTCTCCTGCCCGGATGGAAATGGTCTGATCATGTCAAGCCGATCGCGGGAACCCAAAGTTGTGAAGCGCCCCATTTCCAATATCACGTCACTGGCCGTCTTCGGATTAAGATGGATGACGGAACTGAAATTGAAGCGGGTCCGGGCGATGTAACGTCTCTTCCTTCTGGCCATGACGCCTGGGTTGTGGGAGACGATCCGGTCGTTGTGATCGACTGGCATGGCGCCACGGAATACGCTAAATTATAG
- a CDS encoding TetR/AcrR family transcriptional regulator → MRLPKNVDGKKDTKEAILDAAQSIIQSCGANGISYQHISDIVNIRKASIHYHFPTKDRLIEALVRRYSPKFLKCVDDLILLPVSARIKLKKYIELFEKTLQDEPGMKVCLCGMLSAELASMGNPTVLLLRRFYRENIGRLSQILDEGNSSGSLSFTGDSAILGALILSLLEGAMIVSRTEGGVPQFKAVKNQLLRLLDKK, encoded by the coding sequence ATGAGATTGCCTAAAAATGTAGACGGAAAGAAAGATACCAAAGAAGCGATTCTGGACGCGGCTCAGTCAATCATTCAGTCATGCGGGGCAAACGGAATAAGTTATCAACATATTAGCGATATCGTTAATATCCGTAAAGCGAGCATTCACTATCACTTTCCCACCAAAGACAGGCTTATTGAAGCCCTGGTGCGGCGTTATAGTCCAAAGTTTTTAAAGTGCGTCGACGACTTAATCCTTCTCCCTGTATCCGCCCGGATCAAATTGAAGAAATACATCGAGTTGTTTGAGAAAACGCTTCAGGATGAACCTGGAATGAAAGTGTGTCTCTGCGGAATGTTGAGCGCAGAACTGGCCAGTATGGGGAATCCGACCGTGCTTCTTTTACGCCGATTTTACCGGGAGAATATAGGCAGGCTTTCCCAAATCCTGGACGAAGGCAATAGTTCGGGGTCCCTCAGTTTCACGGGCGATAGCGCCATTCTGGGTGCATTGATACTTTCGCTCCTCGAGGGAGCGATGATTGTTTCGCGGACCGAGGGAGGTGTGCCGCAATTCAAGGCAGTTAAGAATCAATTGTTAAGGCTTTTAGATAAAAAATAG
- a CDS encoding DUF2892 domain-containing protein, translated as MALSEDTPPEAIQSDKDACLLKPSRYNMGGTDRTMRGILGITLMFAGLFLFDGFSLNHFGLWVMALSLFPMVTSQMAICPIYKLVGFSTRTALDVEKEAEYEENYEKDYH; from the coding sequence ATGGCGCTATCCGAAGATACCCCCCCCGAAGCAATTCAGTCCGATAAGGATGCCTGCCTGCTCAAACCATCCCGTTATAATATGGGAGGAACGGATCGGACTATGCGGGGCATTCTCGGAATCACCTTGATGTTTGCAGGACTGTTTCTATTTGATGGATTCAGTCTAAACCACTTCGGGCTCTGGGTAATGGCTCTATCGCTGTTTCCCATGGTAACCAGTCAGATGGCCATCTGTCCGATTTATAAACTAGTCGGATTCAGCACCCGAACCGCCTTGGATGTGGAAAAAGAGGCGGAGTATGAAGAGAATTACGAAAAGGACTATCACTAG
- a CDS encoding peptidylprolyl isomerase yields MVFSEISFAADKKLAPGTYVLLDTTVGKITCIFYEKDAPKTVQNFIGLVEGSKEWTDPKTGQKVKKPFYDGLIFHRVIPNFMAQGGDPLGIGVGGPGYQFEDEFSPKLKFDVPGRLAMANAGPGTNGSQFFITQVPTPWLDGHHTIFGQVVEGQEIIDKMAMVPKGPNDKPITDIVMKKVTIMRIK; encoded by the coding sequence ATGGTGTTTTCAGAAATCAGCTTTGCGGCGGACAAAAAACTTGCTCCAGGAACTTACGTTCTCCTGGATACCACAGTTGGAAAAATTACCTGCATTTTCTATGAAAAGGATGCCCCCAAGACGGTTCAAAACTTTATCGGTCTGGTAGAAGGAAGCAAGGAATGGACCGATCCGAAAACAGGCCAAAAAGTCAAAAAACCTTTTTATGATGGCTTAATCTTTCATCGCGTTATCCCGAATTTCATGGCACAGGGCGGAGATCCTCTCGGAATCGGAGTCGGCGGACCAGGGTATCAATTTGAAGATGAGTTTTCTCCCAAGCTAAAGTTTGATGTTCCGGGGAGGCTTGCTATGGCGAATGCGGGTCCGGGCACCAATGGAAGTCAGTTTTTTATCACTCAGGTTCCAACGCCGTGGCTTGACGGGCACCATACGATTTTTGGACAGGTTGTCGAAGGTCAAGAAATTATCGATAAGATGGCTATGGTACCCAAAGGACCCAATGACAAGCCGATTACAGATATTGTGATGAAGAAAGTCACCATTATGAGAATCAAATAG
- a CDS encoding tRNA (adenine-N1)-methyltransferase, with protein sequence MERLESNSGKTLREGEWIELIDHKERVYSLILKKGAKFQFSGDFLSHDDLIGKEEGEKAVFPSGREMTVLRPTYGEYVLHMPRGAQVIYPKDTGQILMLADIYPGAKVLEAGIGSGALAMAILRSIGPTGTLISYEVREDFATRAKLNIEQFMQTPYNLLIKNQDVYKEITETDLDRVVLDVPEPWQVVPHLKYALRTGGIFLSYLPTIIQVVQLVETLRREKGFFQISVSESLVRGWNVDGMSVRPDHRMVAHTAFLTTARRVNR encoded by the coding sequence TTGGAACGACTAGAATCGAACAGTGGGAAAACATTAAGAGAAGGTGAGTGGATAGAGCTGATCGATCATAAAGAACGGGTCTATTCCCTAATCTTAAAAAAAGGGGCGAAATTTCAGTTTAGCGGAGACTTTCTATCGCATGACGATTTGATCGGAAAAGAAGAAGGGGAAAAGGCGGTATTTCCCAGCGGAAGGGAGATGACTGTTTTGAGACCGACCTATGGAGAATATGTTCTTCATATGCCAAGAGGGGCGCAGGTCATCTATCCAAAGGACACCGGGCAGATACTCATGTTGGCCGACATTTATCCTGGGGCTAAAGTGCTTGAGGCCGGAATTGGATCGGGCGCACTCGCAATGGCCATTCTCCGTTCTATCGGGCCGACCGGGACTCTGATTTCTTATGAAGTTCGGGAAGATTTTGCGACGAGGGCAAAGTTGAATATCGAACAATTTATGCAAACTCCGTACAATCTTCTGATTAAAAATCAGGATGTCTACAAGGAAATTACGGAAACCGATCTGGATCGTGTCGTGCTGGATGTCCCGGAACCCTGGCAGGTGGTTCCTCATTTAAAGTACGCATTAAGAACAGGCGGTATTTTTCTCTCGTATCTTCCGACGATCATTCAGGTGGTACAACTGGTCGAGACCTTACGAAGAGAGAAAGGGTTTTTCCAGATTAGCGTCAGCGAATCTCTTGTCCGGGGGTGGAATGTCGATGGGATGAGCGTTCGGCCTGATCACCGGATGGTGGCCCATACGGCATTTTTAACGACAGCACGCCGGGTCAATCGTTAA
- a CDS encoding adenine nucleotide alpha hydrolase family protein, translating into MRCQKCRQKAVLTISRSNAKYCKPCFFETFSVQVKRALTKDKMVTLEDRILIAVSGGKDSLALWHILVESGYQTAGLHVDLGIGSYSESSRQKVEKFAEKYGQRLYTYRLKEAHQMGIVELSEATDRSPCSACGTIKRYHFNRFAMEHGYTVLATGHNLDDEAARLLGNVLRWQQEYLNKQSPILEGNEGGFVKKIKPLYRLSEYEVAAYSFLKGIDYVVEECPMSQSSPMLIYKKALNLIENHSPGTKHQFYLSFLENRKTAPTGSGSMEMRSCTICGEPTSSVSSVCGYCKLIVRLPGYTAPLHEKAL; encoded by the coding sequence ATGAGGTGCCAAAAATGTCGTCAAAAAGCTGTTTTAACAATCTCCCGGTCAAATGCAAAATATTGCAAGCCTTGTTTCTTTGAAACCTTTTCGGTTCAGGTCAAACGGGCACTGACGAAAGACAAAATGGTTACTCTGGAAGATCGCATTCTAATTGCCGTCTCAGGCGGAAAAGACAGCCTGGCCCTCTGGCATATTTTGGTTGAATCAGGCTATCAGACCGCGGGACTCCACGTCGACCTGGGAATTGGTTCCTATTCTGAATCTTCAAGGCAAAAAGTCGAGAAATTCGCCGAGAAATACGGACAGAGGCTTTATACCTACCGTTTGAAAGAAGCGCATCAAATGGGAATTGTGGAACTGTCGGAAGCAACTGACAGGTCCCCCTGTTCTGCCTGCGGCACAATCAAGAGGTATCATTTCAATCGTTTTGCGATGGAGCATGGATATACGGTTTTGGCAACCGGTCATAACCTGGATGATGAAGCCGCAAGGCTGCTAGGAAATGTTTTAAGATGGCAGCAGGAATATTTGAATAAGCAGTCTCCAATCCTGGAAGGGAATGAAGGGGGATTTGTAAAAAAAATCAAACCTCTCTATCGGCTTTCTGAATATGAAGTCGCAGCCTACTCTTTTTTGAAGGGCATCGATTACGTCGTTGAAGAATGTCCCATGAGCCAAAGTTCACCTATGCTGATATACAAGAAGGCACTCAATTTAATCGAGAACCATTCCCCTGGAACGAAACATCAGTTTTATCTCTCATTTTTGGAAAATCGGAAAACGGCTCCGACCGGATCAGGGTCGATGGAAATGCGCTCTTGCACAATTTGTGGAGAACCCACCTCTTCTGTTTCATCTGTTTGCGGATATTGCAAATTAATCGTGCGCCTACCCGGTTATACGGCCCCACTACATGAGAAGGCGCTTTAG
- a CDS encoding thiamine biosynthesis protein ThiS: MKITFHHPTRILEFCGPRKVSQLLKELEILPETVLVILKKEGTRESDELLPPDSQIGDSDSIEIRPVISGGSR; encoded by the coding sequence ATGAAAATCACTTTTCATCACCCCACAAGGATTCTGGAGTTTTGTGGTCCCAGGAAAGTCTCTCAGTTGTTAAAAGAACTGGAGATTCTACCCGAGACGGTCCTGGTTATCTTAAAAAAAGAGGGGACAAGGGAAAGCGATGAACTTTTGCCGCCTGATAGTCAGATTGGGGACTCTGACAGTATCGAAATTCGTCCAGTGATATCTGGAGGAAGCCGATGA
- a CDS encoding TIM44-like domain-containing protein, protein MKKKNAVGCLILMLLFGLIVAESDSFARAGGSKSFGSRGSRTAAPAASPSPTTGSSPAAMGQTPVQPTSQPSPGLFGGGFGRGVMGGLIGGMIGGMLFRSLGFAGDGFGGSGIGLFEVLLIVGIGFGIYTWMKRNSSLSYSSPERGSSSVAIPGSIYQGFPTGSGGVATFKSVGEGLRAILAMDPQFKVENFKNLASDIFFKIQIGWGKRDISYLSKFLTPEMNSIFDREIGRLKAEFKNNHIDNISLRAVEIVEAWQEEGCDYITTLISANLLDYTKSDVSGEIVSGSDIEPVSFNENWTYCRPVGTGNWTLSAIQQV, encoded by the coding sequence ATGAAAAAGAAAAATGCTGTCGGCTGTCTAATTCTCATGCTCCTGTTCGGTCTTATTGTTGCTGAATCGGATTCGTTCGCCCGTGCCGGAGGGTCCAAATCATTCGGAAGCCGTGGAAGCCGTACCGCCGCTCCTGCCGCTTCGCCTTCTCCCACCACAGGATCCTCACCCGCAGCAATGGGTCAAACGCCCGTTCAGCCCACATCCCAGCCATCCCCCGGTTTATTCGGGGGTGGGTTTGGAAGAGGCGTGATGGGAGGCTTGATCGGCGGTATGATCGGGGGAATGCTCTTCCGGAGCCTTGGTTTTGCGGGGGATGGCTTCGGCGGAAGCGGTATCGGTCTATTTGAGGTCCTCCTCATTGTCGGAATCGGATTTGGAATCTACACCTGGATGAAAAGAAATTCGAGTCTTTCTTACTCTTCACCCGAAAGAGGAAGTTCATCGGTTGCCATTCCAGGGTCCATCTACCAAGGTTTTCCTACCGGCAGCGGAGGTGTCGCCACTTTCAAATCCGTTGGAGAAGGACTGAGGGCTATTTTGGCTATGGATCCTCAATTTAAAGTTGAAAATTTTAAGAATCTTGCAAGCGATATCTTCTTCAAAATTCAAATCGGATGGGGCAAAAGGGATATCTCCTATCTTTCAAAATTTTTGACTCCTGAAATGAATTCAATATTCGATAGGGAAATCGGTCGGTTAAAGGCAGAGTTCAAAAATAACCATATTGATAATATCTCCCTCCGTGCAGTTGAAATTGTGGAGGCCTGGCAGGAAGAGGGCTGCGACTACATTACCACACTGATTTCAGCCAATTTGCTCGACTATACCAAGAGTGACGTTTCCGGAGAGATTGTTTCGGGGTCGGATATCGAACCGGTCTCTTTTAATGAAAACTGGACTTATTGCCGGCCCGTAGGAACCGGCAACTGGACACTGTCAGCTATTCAGCAGGTTTAA